Below is a window of Mycoplasmopsis anatis DNA.
AGTTCACCAACACCTTCTCCATGAAGAGCACTAATTCTAAAAATTTCACCTCCAAGTTTATATAATGAGTAATCAAAATCTTGATTTGATTCTAATTTATTAGCTCCAATAATTATTGGTTTATTTGATTTTCTTAGAATATTCATTATAAACGCATCATCGTTGGTTAATTCCATAGTTCCGTCAATAATAAAGATGATTACATCAGCTTCTTCAATTGCAATTTTTGCTTGAATTTGAATTTGCTCTTGAAATGGTTTATTTTCGATTTCGATTCCACCAGTGTCAATTATTTTAATTGTATGTCCAGTTCAAGTTATTGCTTCATATAATCTATCTCTTGTCACACCTGGTTCATCATAAACTATTGATGATCTTTTACCCACCAAACGGTTAAATAATGTACTTTTACCAACATTGGGTTTTCCAATAATCGCTACTGTATTACGCATCTATTTCCTCAGCTTTATTTTTAATTATATTTATTATATGTTCAACCACTTCATCAAAACTCATATTGGTACAATCGACTAAAATTGCGTCTTCTGTTTTATGAAGAGGATCTACTTCACGATTCATATCTTGAGCATCACGCATCTTAACATCATAAAGCACTTCTTCATAATTGCTACTATAACCAAGTAATAAATTTTGTGCACATCTACGCTTAGCTCTTTCTTCAGGTTCGGCTCATAAGAAAATTTTAACTTCAGCATGTGGCATTAACTTAAATGTTGTATCACGTCCATCAACAATAAAACCTTTATTTGTTTTAGTTATTTCTTGCACATAATCAACAACAAAATTTCTAACTTCCTGATATTTAGCAACTACTGCAGCAGCTTTAGAGATATGTTCGGCTCTAATTTGTGTTGAAACATTTTCTCCATTTAAATAAACACTTTCATCTTCTTTAAGTTCAATCATTCCATTTTTTAAGGTTTTTAATACTGATGCTTTATCTACTAAATCAACACCCTCTCTTAAAGCATTTAAGGCAATTGCACGATATAAACTTCCACTATTTATAGGAGTGTAAGATAATAATGTTGATATTTGTTTACTTACACTACTTTTACCAGCTCCACTAGGTCCATCAATGGCAACATTAACTTTTTTCATAAATCCCTCATTGTTCTTTTATTATTCTTATTAATATACCATAATTTTTTAAATTTTAACTTGGTTCACGATAACTCTTGTAGTTTTGGTTAAATCAATAATAGAATCATCAACATTACTATCTTGAGTATTAAGATCAAGTAATCCACAAAGATATTTTACTTCATTACTTTCGAAAGAATATTCTTCCATAAAACTACTATCATAAATTTGTGAAAAAAGTTCAGTGAAGATATTATCTAATAACTCAAGTTTAGAGTTCATTTTAATAAACTGATTCATCTCATCACTTATAGTTTTACTTGAAAGATTTTCATTATTTATAGAAATGTTAAAATCAAGTTTAGGGTCAATATTCTTAAATATTTTTTTTAGTTTTTTATAGTCTTTTTCAACTTCATGATTATTTTTCAAGCTTAAATTACAAAGCAAATCCAAATCATATAAATCTTTAATTTCATTAACTTCATTTTTATTTTTTAACATATCAATATTTTACTTATTTTGCTTAAATTTTATAAAATATAAGTATGAAACTTTTTAAAAAATTAAAAGATTTCTTTAGCAAAGATCAAACTAAAGAACAACTTGAAAAAATATCTCATTATGATAAAGGTTTAGCTAATACCAGCTCTTTTGGTGCTAAAATTCGTGAACTGCAAAATAAACACCTTAAAATTGATGAAGAATATTTTGAAGAGCTTGAAGAAATTTTAATCATGTCTGATATCAATTACAACTTAGTAGATCAAATAATTGATTTAATCAAAAGTGAAGTAAAAGCAAATAAAATCACTGATCCAAAATTAATTGGTGAAATTGTTGCGGATGGTATTTTTAAAGCTTACACTAATAACACAATTGTTAACACTAATTTAAATGTTAAAGATGACAGATTAAATGTATTTATAATGGTCGGCGTTAATGGTTCTGGTAAAACTACAAGTATTGCTAAATTGGCTAATAAATTTAAAAACGAAGGTAAAAAAGTTCTTATTGCTGCTGCTGATACTTTTAGAGCGGCTGCTGTTGAACAACTTAGTGAATGAGCTAGAAGGGTAAATGTGGATATAATCAAACCTGATAAACCCAACCAAGATCCTTCATCTGTAGTTTATAAGGCTATGGATTATGCAAAAAATAATAATTATGA
It encodes the following:
- the ftsY gene encoding signal recognition particle-docking protein FtsY is translated as MKLFKKLKDFFSKDQTKEQLEKISHYDKGLANTSSFGAKIRELQNKHLKIDEEYFEELEEILIMSDINYNLVDQIIDLIKSEVKANKITDPKLIGEIVADGIFKAYTNNTIVNTNLNVKDDRLNVFIMVGVNGSGKTTSIAKLANKFKNEGKKVLIAAADTFRAAAVEQLSEWARRVNVDIIKPDKPNQDPSSVVYKAMDYAKNNNYDLLIIDTAGRLQNKVNLMNELNKMVSVIKKFQEDAPHESLLVMDATTGQNGLSQAKVFKEVSNLTGIILTKLDGTSKGGIILSIKNEFDLNVKYVGMGEQVDDLQEFDLELFIYEMTKELINE
- the cmk gene encoding (d)CMP kinase, with translation MKKVNVAIDGPSGAGKSSVSKQISTLLSYTPINSGSLYRAIALNALREGVDLVDKASVLKTLKNGMIELKEDESVYLNGENVSTQIRAEHISKAAAVVAKYQEVRNFVVDYVQEITKTNKGFIVDGRDTTFKLMPHAEVKIFLWAEPEERAKRRCAQNLLLGYSSNYEEVLYDVKMRDAQDMNREVDPLHKTEDAILVDCTNMSFDEVVEHIINIIKNKAEEIDA